The Oncorhynchus masou masou isolate Uvic2021 unplaced genomic scaffold, UVic_Omas_1.1 unplaced_scaffold_7___fragment_6___debris, whole genome shotgun sequence genome contains a region encoding:
- the LOC135538877 gene encoding zinc finger and BTB domain-containing protein 1-like, translated as MARPSHSEHVLQQFNNQREWGFLCDCCIAIGDIYFRAHKAMLAACSSYFRMMFIRDQQGTARMDLSNMQISAECFDLILQLMYLGHIVVGSYEFEELKASMAFLQMYYIPDSLEDLRDIRSASNLTLSSSTSSSSSSSSSAGPAIISKMMFGVRMYEQQNPGAPESKPKVAITAVQPSIPVPVNRPPLVVEEVAPPLVVVASPFLDSVAEQPCDLRKRPSARIATLKERPRFGRTYTCEDCGFVFSCEKLLIEHILTCTNRKAFKVPRTSAVADNDSSKAESSASEEMEEHRVVCKARGDWPDHKSDSDTAIRSVATGTENEPGSARNITIKVEPEENVVSEMMDGIKVVQVEDISARHSALNDTMRDPIKFDQEPKAGVSVMNDSNKPFEGHMSSSEDSGIPAKMHKIKEEKKDGTSLPCELCGELLTEEYQSAHYVSSHMGHICACGRCGQVLIKGWQLQEHAERCGEPQSADTDSHGEERDTPLPEDLQAMDDGLLEGGDLACPHCGLLFQSESLALEHALTCHEQELFRPVLLEDDGVEPDHRRKHFCAICGKGFYQRCHLREHYTVHTKEKQFSCLTCGKQFLRERQLRLHTDMHKGMARYVCPVCDQGTFLKHDHVRHMTSHLSAGETICQVCFQIFPSGEHLEKHMDVHLYICSVCGEKFRLRKDMRSHYNSKHTKRLCPA; from the coding sequence ATGGCGAGGCCGAGCCACAGCGAGCATGTCCTGCAGCAGTTCAACAACCAGCGGGAGTGGGGCTTCCTGTGTGACTGCTGCATTGCCATCGGCGACATCTACTTCCGGGCCCACAAGGCCATGCTGGCTGCCTGCAGCTCCTACTTCCGCATGATGTTCATCCGAGACCAACAGGGGACGGCGCGCATGGACCTCAGCAACATGCAGATTAGCGCGGAGTGCTTCGACCTAATCCTGCAGCTCATGTACTTGGGCCACATCGTGGTGGGCAGCTACGAGTTCGAGGAGCTCAAGGCCTCAATGGCCTTCCTGCAGATGTACTACATCCCTGACTCCCTGGAGGACCTCAGGGACATCAGAAGCGCCTCAAACCTCACactgtcctcctctacctcttcctcgtCGAGCTCCTCTTCCTCCGCTGGCCCGGCAATTATCAGCAAAATGATGTTTGGAGTCCGCATGTATGAGCAGCAGAATCCAGGTGCCCCAGAGAGCAAGCCCAAAGTTGCAATTACTGCTGTGCAACCAAGCATTCCTGTCCCAGTCAACAGGCCTCCACTCGTGGTGGAGGAAGTGGCACCCCCTTTGGTAGTAGTAGCATCACCGTTTCTAGACAGTGTAGCTGAGCAACCTTGTGACCTGCGCAAGAGGCCCAGCGCCCGGATCGCCACCTTAAAAGAGCGCCCCCGCTTCGGACGCACATACACCTGCGAAGACTGCGGCTTTGTTTTCAGCTGCGAGAAGCTGCTGATTGAGCATATCCTCACCTGCACCAACCGTAAGGCCTTCAAGGTCCCCAGGACCAGCGCAGTGGCAGACAATGATTCCAGCAAGGCGGAGAGCTCGGCctctgaggagatggaggagcaCAGGGTGGTCTGCAAGGCTAGAGGAGATTGGCCGGACCACAAGTCTGACTCCGACACGGCAATCAGGTCTGTGGCAACTGGTACGGAAAACGAGCCTGGGTCTGCCAGAAATATCACCATCAAGGTGGAGCCGGAAGAAAACGTGGTGTCCGAGATGATGGATGGCATTAAGGTGGTCCAGGTGGAAGATATCAGTGCGAGGCACAGTGCACTCAATGACACTATGAGGGACCCGATTAAATTTGACCAGGAGCCCAAGGCTGGTGTTTCCGTCATGAACGACAGCAACAAGCCATTTGAAGGGCACATGTCCAGCAGTGAGGATTCTGGCATCCCTGCTAAGATGCACAAGAttaaagaggagaagaaggacgGGACAAGTTTGCCATGTGAGCTGTGTGGAGAACTTCTCACGGAGGAGTACCAGTCAGCCCACTACGTCTCCAGCCACATGGGCCACATCTGTGCCTGTGGGAGGTGTGGCCAGGTCCTAATCAAGGGGTGGCAACTGCAGGAGCATGCTGAGCGCTGTGGCGAACCTCAGAGTGCGGACACTGACTCTCATGGGGAGGAACGCGACACGCCCCTGCCAGAGGACCTGCAGGCCATGGACGATGGGCTGCTGGAGGGGGGCGACCTGGCCTGCCCCCACTGTGGCCTGCTTTTCCAGAGTGAAAGCCTGGCCTTGGAACACGCTCTGACCTGCCACGAGCAGGAGCTGTTCCGCCCTGTCCTGCTGGAGGATGACGGTGTCGAGCCTGACCACCGGCGCAAGCATTTCTGTGCCATCTGTGGTAAGGGCTTCTACCAGCGCTGCCACCTGCGGGAGCACTACACCGTCCACACCAAGGAGAAGCAGTTCAGCTGTCTGACGTGCGGCAAGCAATTTCTGCGTGAGCGGCAGCTCCGGCTGCACACCGACATGCACAAGGGCATGGCGCGCTACGTCTGCCCCGTGTGCGACCAGGGCACCTTCCTCAAACACGACCATGTGCGCCACATGACCTCGCACCTGTCGGCCGGGGAGACTATCTGCCAGGTGTGCTTCCAGATCTTCCCCAGCGGAGAGCACCTGGAGAAGCACATGGACGTGCACCTGTACATCTGTAGCGTCTGCGGGGAGAAGTTTCGCCTTCGCAAGGACATGCGGAGCCACTACAACTCCAAACACACCAAAAGACTGTGTCCTGCCTGA